One stretch of Astatotilapia calliptera chromosome 3, fAstCal1.2, whole genome shotgun sequence DNA includes these proteins:
- the LOC113019375 gene encoding zinc finger protein 281-like isoform X2 produces MSIIQDKIGNEFLRNGGMDPNFAPGMLMFSHLPPVTSFTRLASQSVMGELPQEMILKKERDSPPEHQGGTAANTGGFLHSMGIKQERPSELDYRMPLYGVGGAQGVNCGGGGAGKSGTDMADMSFGTHHQNHQNMLLHDLSLSNVRTLGEPMSGRQVKEPKESSGRRGRKSNGDGQGGKARRKRSDAAKNLMLDADGACLSPNSKPHICEHCNAAFRSSYHLRRHVLIHTGERPFRCSQCNMSFIQKYLLQRHEKIHSGEKPFSCDQCNMRFIQKYHMERHKRTHSGEKPYRCDTCQQFFSRTDRLLKHKRTCGEAIKKGLDPSMLELSEAELGQGSYSLTQGNSTTSGRRRAKSKNGEGSERKRKKNASAAAASSSGGMARDLGLQDFSMDPSGSDQVMPGRTPKLVFKKAGRKGLDKGLLSLEDGSDGQKLLGQKPSSMDHVEASGLDNMGLLQGPGGNKQGPTTSSNYDDAMQFVKKRRYLHAVNNDFGAGSLHMASQGSSVIQGSLGPEPTLAMLDSSPLELKHDKSGIPDEVLQSLLDHYSHKPEGTHHHDVTFDLSDHPHHVDLQPAAPVTPELEDDSPNGGDKTAVMSEYSKFLLQALERTSHSGPFPSLGATGPFPLLSSSSSPTGPLFSDKHVYTTSPLDCGYPPAVPSPLPIAAPSSTSSSSSSKSHYGMLVGSPSQTGYHLSLESASHQQLTPSQELTEQLEKQHSPGTFNLPPQDLTAPAESSKGQQSKAGGSAPAPTNGSTYPDLSPLNPPKETTYQIENFAQAFGSQFKSGRRTPLSYGSDPGTEVDHRIRTPVSEFSGYTSLLADISEPVSTGSKTPTSQSFR; encoded by the exons ATGAGTATTATTCAGGACAAGATAGGCAATGAGTTTTTGCGAAACGGAGGCATGGACCCCAATTTTGCACCAGGTATGCTTATGTTCAGCCACTTACCGCCAGTCACCAGCTTTACACGGCTGGCCTCGCAGTCCGTCATGGGCGAGTTGCCCCAGGAGATGATCCTGAAGAAAGAACGTGACTCGCCTCCAGAACACCAGGGCGGCACCGCTGCAAACACAGGGGGCTTCCTTCACAGCATGGGCATTAAGCAGGAGCGGCCAAGTGAGCTGGATTACCGTATGCCCCTCTACGGCGTGGGTGGAGCACAGGGGGTGAATTGTGGTGGAGGGGGCGCGGGGAAGAGTGGTACTGACATGGCAGATATGTCTTTTGGAACCCACCACCAAAATCACCAGAACATGCTCCTGCATGACCTCAGCCTCAGCAATGTCCGCACCCTTGGAGAACCG ATGTCTGGGAGACAAGTTAAAGAGCCAAAAGAGTCGTCAGGTAGAAGAGGACGGAAGAGCAATGGAGATGGACAGGGAGGCAAAGCTCGAAGGAAACGCAGTGATGCTGCAAAG aACTTGATGCTGGATGCAGATGGAGCCTGCCTATCCCCCAACTCTAAACCACATATCTGTGAGCACTGTAATGCTGCCTTCCGCAGCTCCTACCACTTGCGTAGACACGTGCTCATACACACAG GTGAGAGGCCTTTCCGGTGCAGTCAGTGTAACATGAGCTTCATTCAGAAGTACCTGCTCCAGCGGCACGAGAAGATTCACAGTG GGGAAAAACCtttcagctgtgaccagtgtaaCATGCGCTTTATCCAGAAGTACCACATGGAGAGGCACAAAAGGACACACAGTGGCGAGAAGCCATATCGCTGCGACACCTGCCAACAA TTTTTCTCAAGAACAGACCGGTTACTGAAGCACAAACGGACTTGTGGAGAAGCCATAAAGAAGGGCCTAGACCCAAGCATGCTGGAGCTCAGCGAAGCAGAGCTAGGCCAGGGCAGCTATTCACTCACTCAGGGAAACTCTACCACCTCTGGACGCAGGAGAGCAAAGTCCAAAAATGGGGAGGGCAGCGAACGCAAGAGAAAGAAGAATGCCTCGGCGGCAGCGGCCTCATCTTCTGGGGGGATGGCCCGTGACTTGGGCCTGCAAGATTTCAGCATGGACCCCTCGGGCTCTGACCAGGTCATGCCGGGACGTACTCCCAAATTGGTGTTTAAAAAGGCTGGCCGTAAGGGACTTGATAAGGGCCTCCTTTCTCTGGAAGATGGTTCTGATGGACAAAAACTGTTGGGTCAGAAGCCCAGCTCCATGGATCACGTGGAGGCTTCTGGCCTAGATAACATGGGTCTGCTTCAGGGACCCGGGGGCAACAAGCAGGGGcccaccaccagcagcaacTATGACGATGCAATGCAGTTTGTGAAAAAGCGGCGCTACCTCCATGCAGTTAACAATGACTTTGGAGCTGGCTCCCTGCACATGGCATCCCAGGGCAGTAGCGTAATACAGGGCTCCCTGGGACCTGAGCCCACCCTGGCCATGCTAGACTCCTCGCCGCTGGAACTGAAGCACGACAAGTCGGGCATTCCAGATGAGGTATTGCAAAGCCTGCTAGACCATTATAGCCATAAACCAGAGGGAACACACCACCATGATGTGACTTTTGACCTGTCAGACCACCCACACCATGTGGACCTTCAGCCAGCAGCTCCTGTTACTCCGGAGTTGGAGGATGACTCGCCGAATGGTGGTGACAAAACGGCAGTGATGAGCGAGTACTCAAAGTTCCTCCTGCAGGCTCTGGAACGCACCAGCCATAGCGGACCCTTCCCCAGCCTCGGTGCAACAGGGCCCTTCCCGCTCCTCTCGAGCAGCTCCAGTCCCACAGGGCCCCTGTTCTCTGACAAACACGTGTACACCACATCCCCACTGGACTGTGGCTACCCGCCTGCTGTCCCCTCCCCGCTGCCCATCGCTGCTCCTTCATCaacctcctcctcgtcctcctcaaAATCCCACTATGGTATGCTCGTTGGATCCCCCTCCCAGACAGGCTACCACCTAAGCTTGGAATCTGCTAGCCACCAGCAGCTGACTCCATCTCAGGAGCTCACTGAGCAGTTGGAGAAGCAGCACTCACCTGGCACCTTCAACCTACCTCCCCAGGACCTCACTGCCCCGGCAGAGAGCTCCAAGGGGCAGCAATCCAAGGCTGGAGGAAGCGCTCCAGCACCCACAAATGGCTCCACCTACCCAGACCTGTCCCCACTGAACCCCCCGAAAGAAACCACATACCAGATTGAGAACTTCGCTCAAGCCTTTGGCTCCCAATTCAAGTCAGGACGTCGGACCCCTCTGAGCTACGGCAGTGATCCTGGGACAGAGGTCGACCATCGAATACGGACTCCAGTGTCAGAATTCTCAGGGTATACCAGTTTGTTAGCTGACATCAGTGAGCCAGTGAGTACAGGATCAAAAACCCCGACAAGCCAAAGTTTCAGATAA
- the LOC113019375 gene encoding zinc finger protein 281-like isoform X1 — protein MSIIQDKIGNEFLRNGGMDPNFAPGMLMFSHLPPVTSFTRLASQSVMGELPQEMILKKERDSPPEHQGGTAANTGGFLHSMGIKQERPSELDYRMPLYGVGGAQGVNCGGGGAGKSGTDMADMSFGTHHQNHQNMLLHDLSLSNVRTLGEPMSGRQVKEPKESSGRRGRKSNGDGQGGKARRKRSDAAKNLMLDADGACLSPNSKPHICEHCNAAFRSSYHLRRHVLIHTDCTGERPFRCSQCNMSFIQKYLLQRHEKIHSGEKPFSCDQCNMRFIQKYHMERHKRTHSGEKPYRCDTCQQFFSRTDRLLKHKRTCGEAIKKGLDPSMLELSEAELGQGSYSLTQGNSTTSGRRRAKSKNGEGSERKRKKNASAAAASSSGGMARDLGLQDFSMDPSGSDQVMPGRTPKLVFKKAGRKGLDKGLLSLEDGSDGQKLLGQKPSSMDHVEASGLDNMGLLQGPGGNKQGPTTSSNYDDAMQFVKKRRYLHAVNNDFGAGSLHMASQGSSVIQGSLGPEPTLAMLDSSPLELKHDKSGIPDEVLQSLLDHYSHKPEGTHHHDVTFDLSDHPHHVDLQPAAPVTPELEDDSPNGGDKTAVMSEYSKFLLQALERTSHSGPFPSLGATGPFPLLSSSSSPTGPLFSDKHVYTTSPLDCGYPPAVPSPLPIAAPSSTSSSSSSKSHYGMLVGSPSQTGYHLSLESASHQQLTPSQELTEQLEKQHSPGTFNLPPQDLTAPAESSKGQQSKAGGSAPAPTNGSTYPDLSPLNPPKETTYQIENFAQAFGSQFKSGRRTPLSYGSDPGTEVDHRIRTPVSEFSGYTSLLADISEPVSTGSKTPTSQSFR, from the exons ATGAGTATTATTCAGGACAAGATAGGCAATGAGTTTTTGCGAAACGGAGGCATGGACCCCAATTTTGCACCAGGTATGCTTATGTTCAGCCACTTACCGCCAGTCACCAGCTTTACACGGCTGGCCTCGCAGTCCGTCATGGGCGAGTTGCCCCAGGAGATGATCCTGAAGAAAGAACGTGACTCGCCTCCAGAACACCAGGGCGGCACCGCTGCAAACACAGGGGGCTTCCTTCACAGCATGGGCATTAAGCAGGAGCGGCCAAGTGAGCTGGATTACCGTATGCCCCTCTACGGCGTGGGTGGAGCACAGGGGGTGAATTGTGGTGGAGGGGGCGCGGGGAAGAGTGGTACTGACATGGCAGATATGTCTTTTGGAACCCACCACCAAAATCACCAGAACATGCTCCTGCATGACCTCAGCCTCAGCAATGTCCGCACCCTTGGAGAACCG ATGTCTGGGAGACAAGTTAAAGAGCCAAAAGAGTCGTCAGGTAGAAGAGGACGGAAGAGCAATGGAGATGGACAGGGAGGCAAAGCTCGAAGGAAACGCAGTGATGCTGCAAAG aACTTGATGCTGGATGCAGATGGAGCCTGCCTATCCCCCAACTCTAAACCACATATCTGTGAGCACTGTAATGCTGCCTTCCGCAGCTCCTACCACTTGCGTAGACACGTGCTCATACACACAG ACTGCACAGGTGAGAGGCCTTTCCGGTGCAGTCAGTGTAACATGAGCTTCATTCAGAAGTACCTGCTCCAGCGGCACGAGAAGATTCACAGTG GGGAAAAACCtttcagctgtgaccagtgtaaCATGCGCTTTATCCAGAAGTACCACATGGAGAGGCACAAAAGGACACACAGTGGCGAGAAGCCATATCGCTGCGACACCTGCCAACAA TTTTTCTCAAGAACAGACCGGTTACTGAAGCACAAACGGACTTGTGGAGAAGCCATAAAGAAGGGCCTAGACCCAAGCATGCTGGAGCTCAGCGAAGCAGAGCTAGGCCAGGGCAGCTATTCACTCACTCAGGGAAACTCTACCACCTCTGGACGCAGGAGAGCAAAGTCCAAAAATGGGGAGGGCAGCGAACGCAAGAGAAAGAAGAATGCCTCGGCGGCAGCGGCCTCATCTTCTGGGGGGATGGCCCGTGACTTGGGCCTGCAAGATTTCAGCATGGACCCCTCGGGCTCTGACCAGGTCATGCCGGGACGTACTCCCAAATTGGTGTTTAAAAAGGCTGGCCGTAAGGGACTTGATAAGGGCCTCCTTTCTCTGGAAGATGGTTCTGATGGACAAAAACTGTTGGGTCAGAAGCCCAGCTCCATGGATCACGTGGAGGCTTCTGGCCTAGATAACATGGGTCTGCTTCAGGGACCCGGGGGCAACAAGCAGGGGcccaccaccagcagcaacTATGACGATGCAATGCAGTTTGTGAAAAAGCGGCGCTACCTCCATGCAGTTAACAATGACTTTGGAGCTGGCTCCCTGCACATGGCATCCCAGGGCAGTAGCGTAATACAGGGCTCCCTGGGACCTGAGCCCACCCTGGCCATGCTAGACTCCTCGCCGCTGGAACTGAAGCACGACAAGTCGGGCATTCCAGATGAGGTATTGCAAAGCCTGCTAGACCATTATAGCCATAAACCAGAGGGAACACACCACCATGATGTGACTTTTGACCTGTCAGACCACCCACACCATGTGGACCTTCAGCCAGCAGCTCCTGTTACTCCGGAGTTGGAGGATGACTCGCCGAATGGTGGTGACAAAACGGCAGTGATGAGCGAGTACTCAAAGTTCCTCCTGCAGGCTCTGGAACGCACCAGCCATAGCGGACCCTTCCCCAGCCTCGGTGCAACAGGGCCCTTCCCGCTCCTCTCGAGCAGCTCCAGTCCCACAGGGCCCCTGTTCTCTGACAAACACGTGTACACCACATCCCCACTGGACTGTGGCTACCCGCCTGCTGTCCCCTCCCCGCTGCCCATCGCTGCTCCTTCATCaacctcctcctcgtcctcctcaaAATCCCACTATGGTATGCTCGTTGGATCCCCCTCCCAGACAGGCTACCACCTAAGCTTGGAATCTGCTAGCCACCAGCAGCTGACTCCATCTCAGGAGCTCACTGAGCAGTTGGAGAAGCAGCACTCACCTGGCACCTTCAACCTACCTCCCCAGGACCTCACTGCCCCGGCAGAGAGCTCCAAGGGGCAGCAATCCAAGGCTGGAGGAAGCGCTCCAGCACCCACAAATGGCTCCACCTACCCAGACCTGTCCCCACTGAACCCCCCGAAAGAAACCACATACCAGATTGAGAACTTCGCTCAAGCCTTTGGCTCCCAATTCAAGTCAGGACGTCGGACCCCTCTGAGCTACGGCAGTGATCCTGGGACAGAGGTCGACCATCGAATACGGACTCCAGTGTCAGAATTCTCAGGGTATACCAGTTTGTTAGCTGACATCAGTGAGCCAGTGAGTACAGGATCAAAAACCCCGACAAGCCAAAGTTTCAGATAA